In Erigeron canadensis isolate Cc75 chromosome 1, C_canadensis_v1, whole genome shotgun sequence, a single window of DNA contains:
- the LOC122585328 gene encoding probable WRKY transcription factor 4 isoform X1, translating into MDGKRGISLSVPSTRPSITLPARSTTENMFAGGGTTTGESPGPMTLVSNFFSENDPDSDCRSFSQLLSGAMMSPAEIPERRPESDAGLRHSYENKLVVNGGSGGGGSVDFQFSGNNGRPTSLVVSQPAMFTIPPGMSPASLLDSPGFFPQIQGSLGLSHQQALPQVTAQAAQVHNQTHTQLPQIHSFNSNVTTYQRLPASIADHNTAKESSNLSNADNRYQPSATVVDKPADDGYNWRKYGQKQVKGSEYPRSYYKCTNPNCPVKKQVERSVEGQVTEIIYKGKHNHQPPQSKRGKDNNNNNGTSSQYEQGFEGQTSNYSHSMDGRSMHSLPVKDQESSQATYEHSGSSDGEEVGDDVSRGDERYEDGPQPKRSRNTEVRGSDPVSSHRTVAEPRIIVQTTSEVDLLDDGYRWRKYGQKVVKGNPHPRSYYKCTTPGCNVRKHVERAASDPKAVITTYEGKHTHDVPAAKNSSHNMANAIAQPPNHAPTGAHSLTRIPEYPNRQQPPPTGLLQFKEEQFT; encoded by the exons ATGGATGGAAAAAGAGGAATATCATTGTCGGTACCATCAACACGGCCATCAATCACACTCCCGGCACGTTCAACCACCGAGAACATGTTCGCCGGCGGTGGAACCACGACCGGAGAAAGCCCAGGACCGATGACTCTAGTCTCAAACTTCTTTTCTGAGAATGACCCAGATTCAGATTGTCGTTCTTTCTCTCAGCTTTTGTCCGGAGCTATGATGTCGCCGGCGGAGATACCTGAACGGAGACCGGAGAGTGATGCGGGTTTAAGGCATTCTTATGAAAATAAGTTGGTGGTTAACGGTGGCAGTGGCGGTGGTGGAAGCGTTGACTTTCAGTTTAGTGGTAATAATGGACGGCCGACGAGTTTGGTTGTTAGTCAACCGGCGATGTTTACTATTCCCCCCGGCATGAGTCCGGCTAGTTTGCTTGATTCTCCTGGATTTTTTCCTCAAATTCAG GGCTCCCTTGGATTGTCACACCAGCAAGCACTACCTCAGGTTACAGCCCAGGCCGCACAAGTGCATAATCAAACACATACCCAATTACCACAAATTCATTCTTTTAATTCTAATGTCACTACATACCAACGCCTCCCAGCTTCGATCGCAGATCATAATACTGCAAAAGAATCATCTAATCTATCCAATGCTGATAACCGTTACCAACCTTCTGCTACAGTAGTTGATAAGCCTGCTGATGATGGCTACAACTGGAGAAAATACGGGCAGAAACAGGTTAAGGGGAGTGAATACCCTCGAAGTTATTATAAATGCACTAATCCTAATTGTCCAGTCAAGAAACAAGTTGAACGGTCTGTAGAGGGCCAAGTGACAGAGATAATCTATAAGGGCAAACACAACCACCAACCACCTCAATCTAAGCGTggaaaagataataataataataatggtacgTCAAGTCAATATGAACAAGGATTTGAGGGTCAAACCAGTAACTATAGCCATTCAATGGACGGGAGGTCAATGCATTCATTGCCCGTGAAGGATCAAGAATCTAGTCAAGCTACATATGAACATTCGGGATCAAGTGATGGCGAGGAAGTGGGTGATGATGTAAGTAGAGGAGATGAAAGATATGAAGATGGGCCTCAACCAAAAAGGAG TAGGAATACTGAGGTAAGGGGGTCAGACCCAGTTTCATCTCACCGGACAGTTGCTGAACCACGGATCATAGTTCAAACAACCAGCGAAGTTGATCTTCTTGATGATGGCTATAGATGGCGCAAGTATGGACAGAAAGTTGTAAAAGGGAATCCCCATCCAAG GAGCTATTACAAGTGCACCACCCCTGGGTGCAATGTCCGCAAGCATGTTGAGAGAGCTGCAAGTGACCCAAAAGCAGTGATAACTACATATGAAGGGAAACACACCCATGATGTCCCAGCGGCTAAAAACAGCAGCCATAATATGGCTAACGCCATCGCCCAGCCTCCCAATCATGCCCCTACGGGTGCACATTCTCTTACCCGAATACCAGAATATCCAAACCGTCAACAGCCACCACCCACCGGACTTCTGCAATTTAAAGAAGAACAATTTACATGA
- the LOC122585328 gene encoding probable WRKY transcription factor 4 isoform X2, with translation MDGKRGISLSVPSTRPSITLPARSTTENMFAGGGTTTGESPGPMTLVSNFFSENDPDSDCRSFSQLLSGAMMSPAEIPERRPESDAGLRHSYENKLVVNGGSGGGGSVDFQFSGNNGRPTSLVVSQPAMFTIPPGMSPASLLDSPGFFPQIQGSLGLSHQQALPQVTAQAAQVHNQTHTQLPQIHSFNSNVTTYQRLPASIADHNTAKESSNLSNADNRYQPSATVVDKPADDGYNWRKYGQKQVKGSEYPRSYYKCTNPNCPVKKQVERSVEGQVTEIIYKGKHNHQPPQSKRGKDNNNNNGTSSQYEQGFEGQTSNYSHSMDGRSMHSLPVKDQESSQATYEHSGSSDGEEVGDDVSRGDERYEDGPQPKRRNTEVRGSDPVSSHRTVAEPRIIVQTTSEVDLLDDGYRWRKYGQKVVKGNPHPRSYYKCTTPGCNVRKHVERAASDPKAVITTYEGKHTHDVPAAKNSSHNMANAIAQPPNHAPTGAHSLTRIPEYPNRQQPPPTGLLQFKEEQFT, from the exons ATGGATGGAAAAAGAGGAATATCATTGTCGGTACCATCAACACGGCCATCAATCACACTCCCGGCACGTTCAACCACCGAGAACATGTTCGCCGGCGGTGGAACCACGACCGGAGAAAGCCCAGGACCGATGACTCTAGTCTCAAACTTCTTTTCTGAGAATGACCCAGATTCAGATTGTCGTTCTTTCTCTCAGCTTTTGTCCGGAGCTATGATGTCGCCGGCGGAGATACCTGAACGGAGACCGGAGAGTGATGCGGGTTTAAGGCATTCTTATGAAAATAAGTTGGTGGTTAACGGTGGCAGTGGCGGTGGTGGAAGCGTTGACTTTCAGTTTAGTGGTAATAATGGACGGCCGACGAGTTTGGTTGTTAGTCAACCGGCGATGTTTACTATTCCCCCCGGCATGAGTCCGGCTAGTTTGCTTGATTCTCCTGGATTTTTTCCTCAAATTCAG GGCTCCCTTGGATTGTCACACCAGCAAGCACTACCTCAGGTTACAGCCCAGGCCGCACAAGTGCATAATCAAACACATACCCAATTACCACAAATTCATTCTTTTAATTCTAATGTCACTACATACCAACGCCTCCCAGCTTCGATCGCAGATCATAATACTGCAAAAGAATCATCTAATCTATCCAATGCTGATAACCGTTACCAACCTTCTGCTACAGTAGTTGATAAGCCTGCTGATGATGGCTACAACTGGAGAAAATACGGGCAGAAACAGGTTAAGGGGAGTGAATACCCTCGAAGTTATTATAAATGCACTAATCCTAATTGTCCAGTCAAGAAACAAGTTGAACGGTCTGTAGAGGGCCAAGTGACAGAGATAATCTATAAGGGCAAACACAACCACCAACCACCTCAATCTAAGCGTggaaaagataataataataataatggtacgTCAAGTCAATATGAACAAGGATTTGAGGGTCAAACCAGTAACTATAGCCATTCAATGGACGGGAGGTCAATGCATTCATTGCCCGTGAAGGATCAAGAATCTAGTCAAGCTACATATGAACATTCGGGATCAAGTGATGGCGAGGAAGTGGGTGATGATGTAAGTAGAGGAGATGAAAGATATGAAGATGGGCCTCAACCAAAAAGGAG GAATACTGAGGTAAGGGGGTCAGACCCAGTTTCATCTCACCGGACAGTTGCTGAACCACGGATCATAGTTCAAACAACCAGCGAAGTTGATCTTCTTGATGATGGCTATAGATGGCGCAAGTATGGACAGAAAGTTGTAAAAGGGAATCCCCATCCAAG GAGCTATTACAAGTGCACCACCCCTGGGTGCAATGTCCGCAAGCATGTTGAGAGAGCTGCAAGTGACCCAAAAGCAGTGATAACTACATATGAAGGGAAACACACCCATGATGTCCCAGCGGCTAAAAACAGCAGCCATAATATGGCTAACGCCATCGCCCAGCCTCCCAATCATGCCCCTACGGGTGCACATTCTCTTACCCGAATACCAGAATATCCAAACCGTCAACAGCCACCACCCACCGGACTTCTGCAATTTAAAGAAGAACAATTTACATGA